The genomic stretch ATGGACCCGTGGCAGTTTCTTGATGCCGCCATCAAACAGAACAAAGTCGCGCAGTAACTCGATCAGCCTGTTCTTGCGGCAGATCTTGAGCAGGTACTTGTCGAGCTTCAGGTGGCTGTTGTCGGCTTCGTCTTCCTTCCAGCTGAGAAAATATTTCTCTGGCGTCTCGATGGCACCGTAGCGAAGACCTTCAGAGTCATTGCCGGCGAACACAAGCTGGTTGGTGGCAAAGAACCAGGCGTTGAACTCTGGCCTTTGATTGGAAAGATTCTGGCGGATGCCATCGCCAATGCTGACACGGCTGCGCTTGAGCTCGATCACGCCGATGGCAATGCCATTGATATAGATAACGAGGTCTGGACGCCGCTCCTGTGGCCCTCTGAGAGTTACTTCCTCGGCTATGGCAAAATCATTGGCCTCTGGGTTATGCCAATCGATCAGGGAAACTGTTGTGGTGGGCTGATCGGCGGCAGCTTTGACCTGAACTCCGTAGCGCAGCAGCGAGTAGACCTGCCGATTGGCTTCATAGAGGCCCTTCTGGCTTACATCCGCCGCCCCTCTGAGCTGATATAAGGCGCCACTGATCTCGGCTGGGCTAAAGCCGCGACGCTGGAGAACGCCGGTGAGGATGTCTTCCTCGATGTTGCTGTTCCCAGTGCGGTCTTTCCAGTCACCGAGATATCGGTAGCTGAGCTTTTCATCGAAAAGCTTGATCACCCGGTTTTGGGTGGCGCGCTCAAAACCCAGCCCGCTCATGGCACCGCCTCCAGGCTGAGGATCTCTCGCTCCACATAGGTCCGGAAGGCGACAGGGGAGGTGAAGCAGCGGAACCCGGCGGCGCTGGCCAGGGCCAGGGTGGCGGGCTCCTCGTTGAGCAGCACGACCACGGGCTGGCTGAGCTCCTCCTGGATTCCTGCGGGCCAGGCCAGGTCGAACACGGCGCGCTGCTCGCCGGTGGCTGGGTCGGCGAAGTCGTAGGCGAGGGTGCCGAGGGGCAGGGATTGGTTACCCATCCAGGTATTGAGACGGATCAGCTCGGCTTCTTCTTCCTCGCTGGTGATGCCACCGAGTGTCTCGGCGCCTGGAGCAGGCACGGCGGCCGCGGGGCCGGACAGCCAGCGGGTGTCTCCATGCAGCAGCTCCTCCAGCCGGGCGTTCACTTCGGCTGCTAGCAACGCCTTGCGGGCCTCCAGGAAGGAGCGGAAGTTCTCGAGCTTCCAGAGTTCTGGATCGGGGGGGATCCACTGGGAGGCCAGGGCACCTGGATGGGCTGCCTCGATCTCGGGGAAGTACACCTCCGGCAGGCGATCGGTGATCTTGATATTGGTGTCTTTGGTGAGGAAGCAGAAGTTGGCCAGGGCGTTGACCTCTGGTCTGCGGTAGGCGGCCTTGTAGAGCTGCGCCTTGGGGAAGATGTGATGCACCTCCAGGCGGCTCATCTTGCCGAGCATGCCGGCCTTGAGCGGCAGTCCAGTGCCCCAGTCCCGGGCCTCGCCCATGCGGGTAAGCAGGTAGAGCACGGGGTAGAAACGGGCTCCGAGGCTCCAGCCAGTGAAGTGCCCGGGTTCGACCCGTAGCCCGCCATGCCAGAGGCGCAGCTGCTCCAGCAGGCGCTCCAGCCCGGCGTCTTCGGCTTCGAGGGCGGCGAGATCCTGATCGATGAACGATTCCGTGGAACCCGAGAAGCGACCCCACATACCGGACTGCACGAACCAGAACAGCAGCCGGTCGCGCTCCACCTCATCCATGGGGCCGCTGCGCTGATCGAGGTAGCGCACCATCACGGGGATGCCGAACCGCCCGAAGAACACCTGGTCGTGATCGAGGCCGAGACGGCCGGCGATCAGGTTGAGGCAAGTGTCGATGTGTCTGGTGGCGCGCTTGAGGGCGTCCTGGATTTCGGGGGTGCTCTTGTCGTGCAAGTAGAGGAACTTGGCCTCACCGGTGAGCACCGTGTTCACCGAGCGCAGCAGCCAGTCGAGGTTGAAGCTGTAACCGTGGTCGCTCCACTCCTTGAGCTTGGCCTTCATCGCATCACGACCCTCCGGCCAGTCGGCGCAGATCTTGGCGAGGGCCAGGTCGCCTTTGGAGAGCTTGGTGCCGCCACTGTTGACGCGATTGAAGATGTCCACCACCACGTCGAGTGTCTTGTCGGCGCCGGTGACCTCTTCGATGTGGAGGTCGATTTCGGTGATTCCCAGAAGCTGGCTGAGACGGCCGATGAATTCGCCGACCCTGGGAGACAACTCGGGGTTCTGGCCGAACTCGGCTGCCAACTGGCCGAGGCCGGCGCTGCCCATGCCGAGCAGGTTGGTGACATCAATCCAGAGCGGATCGTCCTTCATCTTCACCGGCTGGTAGAAGGCAAACACTTCCTCCCCGAGATGGAAGCGGAGCCCAGTGAAGGCCTGGGCGTTGCCATCGAAGAACTTGGGAGGCTTGCCGCGCACCACGCCATAGAGGGACGTCATACGCTGCTGGCCATCGAGCAGAAGCTTCACCACACCAGCCGCCAGCGGGCCATCACCGCGATGGGTGGCGGTCCGAGACTCCGTGGCCCATACCAGCAAGCCGCCGACGGGATGGCGTTTGTAGAGGGAGTCGAACAACCCGCGCACTTGGTCACGATTCCACACGTAGCCCCGCTGGAACTCGGGCAGGGCCATGTGGCCGCTGTCGATGTGATCGAGAATAGTGGAGATCTTCATGG from Synechococcus sp. CBW1107 encodes the following:
- a CDS encoding DUF262 domain-containing protein, which produces MKISTILDHIDSGHMALPEFQRGYVWNRDQVRGLFDSLYKRHPVGGLLVWATESRTATHRGDGPLAAGVVKLLLDGQQRMTSLYGVVRGKPPKFFDGNAQAFTGLRFHLGEEVFAFYQPVKMKDDPLWIDVTNLLGMGSAGLGQLAAEFGQNPELSPRVGEFIGRLSQLLGITEIDLHIEEVTGADKTLDVVVDIFNRVNSGGTKLSKGDLALAKICADWPEGRDAMKAKLKEWSDHGYSFNLDWLLRSVNTVLTGEAKFLYLHDKSTPEIQDALKRATRHIDTCLNLIAGRLGLDHDQVFFGRFGIPVMVRYLDQRSGPMDEVERDRLLFWFVQSGMWGRFSGSTESFIDQDLAALEAEDAGLERLLEQLRLWHGGLRVEPGHFTGWSLGARFYPVLYLLTRMGEARDWGTGLPLKAGMLGKMSRLEVHHIFPKAQLYKAAYRRPEVNALANFCFLTKDTNIKITDRLPEVYFPEIEAAHPGALASQWIPPDPELWKLENFRSFLEARKALLAAEVNARLEELLHGDTRWLSGPAAAVPAPGAETLGGITSEEEEAELIRLNTWMGNQSLPLGTLAYDFADPATGEQRAVFDLAWPAGIQEELSQPVVVLLNEEPATLALASAAGFRCFTSPVAFRTYVEREILSLEAVP